The following are encoded in a window of Leptolyngbya sp. CCY15150 genomic DNA:
- a CDS encoding cobyric acid synthase, with protein MKSIAILGTSSNAGKSWVTTALGAWLWRQGVRVAPFKAQNMSNNSYVTLEGGEIGRAQAVQAIACGLRPVAEMNPILLKPCGNSVSQLVLLGQPKTHIRAADYYQHIETLWETVCQTLEGWRSRCDVLLLEGAGSPVELNLMHRDLVNLRPIAYLEGRWLLVGDIERGGIFAQMVGTYGLMPSDRQKQGLGMIVNKFRGDLSLFGTAGDYFKQHLPNLPYLGTLPYQTDLQPESEDSLCQEAEEKGSGAVLGWIRFPSTSNSQDSQPWQLDTGVQVRWITTVEALQTAQVIILPGSKNTLRDLQWLRETGLAAAIGAAAQQGVPIVGICGGYQMLCQSLSDPSGVAGDAGTVAGLGLLPAVTTFAETKSLQQVEAIWQGDRWSAYEIHMGQTQAIAPVESLLTLQSAGQILPEGMRQGKVWGTYLHGLFESAALRQSLIQQSSIRGYGPSPLSWHDHQRQLYDRMADLLDEHLDLDPIRRYLAL; from the coding sequence ATGAAATCTATTGCCATTCTTGGAACCTCGTCAAATGCGGGCAAGAGCTGGGTGACTACGGCCTTGGGGGCTTGGCTGTGGCGGCAGGGGGTGCGGGTAGCTCCCTTTAAGGCCCAGAATATGTCGAACAACTCCTATGTCACCCTGGAGGGAGGCGAAATCGGTCGGGCCCAAGCGGTGCAGGCGATCGCCTGTGGACTGCGGCCGGTGGCGGAGATGAATCCGATCTTGCTGAAGCCCTGCGGCAATAGCGTGTCTCAATTGGTGCTGTTGGGACAGCCCAAAACCCATATCCGCGCTGCTGACTATTATCAGCATATTGAGACCCTTTGGGAAACGGTATGTCAGACGTTGGAAGGATGGCGATCGCGCTGTGATGTCTTGCTCCTAGAAGGCGCGGGCAGTCCGGTGGAGCTCAATCTCATGCACCGAGATTTGGTAAATCTACGTCCTATTGCTTATCTAGAGGGGCGGTGGCTGTTGGTGGGCGATATTGAACGGGGCGGCATTTTTGCGCAGATGGTGGGAACCTATGGGTTAATGCCGAGCGATCGCCAAAAGCAGGGACTCGGCATGATTGTGAATAAATTTCGGGGCGATCTGAGTTTGTTTGGCACGGCAGGAGACTACTTTAAGCAGCATCTCCCTAACTTACCCTACCTAGGAACCTTACCCTATCAAACAGACCTTCAGCCAGAAAGTGAAGATAGCCTTTGCCAGGAAGCGGAGGAAAAGGGCAGCGGTGCAGTGCTGGGCTGGATTCGCTTTCCCTCAACGTCCAACTCCCAGGATAGTCAACCGTGGCAGTTGGATACTGGCGTGCAGGTACGCTGGATCACGACGGTGGAAGCGCTGCAAACGGCTCAGGTAATTATTTTACCTGGGAGTAAGAATACGCTGCGAGATTTGCAATGGTTGCGAGAAACAGGGCTGGCGGCAGCCATCGGTGCGGCGGCGCAGCAGGGGGTGCCAATTGTAGGTATCTGTGGCGGGTACCAAATGCTCTGCCAGTCGCTGAGCGATCCGTCGGGCGTGGCTGGGGATGCGGGGACAGTGGCGGGGCTAGGTCTGTTGCCAGCGGTGACCACCTTTGCGGAAACGAAATCGCTGCAGCAGGTAGAAGCCATCTGGCAGGGCGATCGCTGGTCTGCCTACGAAATTCACATGGGTCAAACCCAGGCGATCGCTCCCGTGGAGTCGTTGTTGACCCTTCAGTCTGCAGGTCAGATCCTCCCCGAGGGCATGCGCCAAGGTAAGGTGTGGGGCACCTATCTCCATGGTTTGTTTGAATCTGCGGCCCTGCGGCAGTCTCTCATTCAGCAGTCCAGCATTCGCGGCTATGGGCCTTCGCCCCTGTCTTGGCATGACCACCAGCGCCAGCTCTACGATCGCATGGCCGACTTGCTGGACGAGCATCTCGACCTCGATCCCATCCGCCGCTACTTGGCCCTGTAA
- a CDS encoding mechanosensitive ion channel family protein gives MTISFAQIESPDLPQKLLEDITVQKIVRAIIAVLIAYGSTALIQMFTNWMSEKVPRRFRLLIKQSLPFWKGLILIMVVSYIIKLFFNLSESNLLALTGTIAVALGFAFKDYVSSIIAGAVALFEAPYRVGDRIQIEDHYGEVVGYGLRGIQLQTPDDNTVTIPHNKTWTEAIANANSGNLEAQVATNFYFDHSVDAEQVIRILYQAAYSSRYTQLKLPIVVVMKEEVWGTQFKLRSYPMDARDEFVYQTDIIRRAKQAFARHDLPYPKLSRAFLGGQDPIFE, from the coding sequence TTGACTATCTCTTTCGCACAGATTGAGTCGCCAGATCTGCCCCAGAAATTGCTTGAAGATATTACTGTACAAAAAATTGTTCGGGCGATTATTGCCGTGTTGATTGCCTACGGAAGTACGGCCCTGATCCAGATGTTCACGAACTGGATGTCAGAAAAGGTTCCTCGGCGCTTTCGTTTATTGATTAAACAATCACTTCCATTCTGGAAGGGCTTGATTTTAATCATGGTCGTTTCCTACATTATTAAACTGTTTTTTAACTTGTCTGAGTCTAATCTGCTGGCGCTCACCGGAACCATTGCCGTTGCCCTAGGATTTGCATTCAAAGACTATGTTAGTTCTATTATTGCTGGAGCTGTTGCATTATTTGAAGCTCCCTATCGAGTAGGCGATCGCATTCAAATTGAAGATCATTACGGTGAAGTGGTCGGCTATGGGCTGAGAGGTATTCAACTGCAAACGCCTGATGACAATACCGTCACCATTCCCCACAACAAAACCTGGACAGAAGCGATCGCTAATGCCAACAGTGGAAATTTGGAAGCGCAGGTCGCCACTAATTTTTACTTTGACCATAGCGTTGATGCAGAGCAAGTTATTCGTATCTTATATCAAGCCGCCTACAGCAGTCGGTATACCCAACTCAAGCTTCCCATCGTGGTGGTGATGAAGGAAGAAGTATGGGGAACTCAGTTTAAGCTGCGATCCTATCCCATGGATGCCCGCGATGAATTTGTCTATCAAACCGACATTATTCGCCGAGCTAAGCAGGCTTTTGCTCGACATGATCTTCCTTATCCAAAGCTGTCAAGAGCTTTCCTTGGTGGACAGGATCCTATTTTCGAATGA
- a CDS encoding MarR family transcriptional regulator, which translates to MIYSLIHATWQQAQSWFSQAQDSDSDHGLVEIPDILQAQLMEAINDLSSPEAYRAEVQDAIATAIEDWQHNLDAPNSLVFLSNPVEAIAKILSDSIRNWHHAPGIVIVPLDDQARPRDPLSLTQQIQQALSAYPQIESTDVSAMHEAIEDEDLEKRTTICLLPCLEQYFLRCIGGWDGIEYLREIMAHNRNCFWVVGCNQWAWDFLDMVCQISAYFNNVQSLPKLDGPMLQDWLNPIVKTVVDANNLDTDSDNLRQSYWKSLSNQSSGVGQIAVHLWLQSLRIQEEDNSTEKLSDYDFSTTTSSESSLVLHEVSPSLPSLPTLTNIDRYLLHSLLIHGPMSRPHLALSLGEPESQLQSRIQLLLREGVLSSNNGHLAVQASHYSKLKTELGNNNFFVSGNE; encoded by the coding sequence ATGATTTACTCTCTTATCCACGCTACTTGGCAACAAGCCCAATCATGGTTTTCCCAAGCTCAGGATTCTGACTCAGACCATGGACTTGTAGAAATTCCTGATATTCTGCAAGCACAACTCATGGAGGCCATTAACGACTTGTCGAGTCCAGAGGCCTATCGAGCTGAGGTTCAGGACGCGATCGCTACCGCTATTGAAGATTGGCAACACAACCTAGATGCACCCAATAGTCTAGTCTTCTTATCTAATCCTGTGGAAGCGATCGCCAAGATCCTGAGCGACAGTATTCGCAACTGGCACCATGCCCCTGGAATCGTGATCGTCCCGCTCGATGACCAAGCCCGCCCTAGGGATCCTCTAAGCCTCACGCAGCAGATTCAGCAAGCTCTGAGCGCTTATCCTCAGATAGAATCTACCGATGTTTCCGCCATGCATGAGGCGATCGAAGATGAAGATCTAGAAAAACGTACAACGATTTGTCTTCTGCCTTGCCTAGAGCAATATTTCCTGCGCTGCATTGGTGGCTGGGATGGCATTGAATATTTGCGGGAGATTATGGCTCACAATCGCAACTGTTTCTGGGTGGTTGGCTGCAATCAGTGGGCGTGGGATTTCCTTGATATGGTTTGCCAAATTAGCGCCTATTTCAACAACGTGCAATCCCTGCCAAAGCTCGATGGCCCCATGCTTCAAGATTGGCTGAATCCGATCGTCAAAACGGTTGTGGATGCCAATAATCTAGATACCGATTCCGATAATCTTCGTCAGTCCTACTGGAAATCGTTGTCCAATCAATCATCTGGAGTTGGTCAAATTGCTGTTCATCTTTGGTTGCAAAGCCTCCGCATTCAAGAAGAAGACAACTCAACCGAAAAACTTTCCGACTATGACTTCAGCACCACAACGTCATCAGAATCCAGCCTGGTTTTGCATGAAGTTAGCCCTTCATTACCCAGTTTGCCGACCTTAACCAATATCGATCGCTACTTACTCCATTCCTTACTTATTCATGGCCCCATGAGCCGTCCCCACCTAGCTCTTAGCTTAGGTGAGCCTGAAAGCCAGCTTCAGTCTCGCATTCAGCTTCTATTACGGGAAGGTGTTTTGTCATCCAATAACGGACATCTTGCAGTACAGGCGAGTCACTATAGTAAGCTCAAAACTGAACTAGGCAACAACAACTTCTTTGTAAGTGGGAATGAATGA
- a CDS encoding alpha/beta hydrolase, translated as MPRWVRRWVLGRWSVARLGRSLLIIYAVVTLYVFFTADSKIFLPPASSYAQLPDLVTVPVDNHQLAVLHLPNPNADYTLLYSHGNAEDLGLIAPVLDVLYSAGVSVVSYDYSGYGLSTGKSSEQQSYRDITAVYRYMVDDLEIPSDRILIHGRSVGGGPSLYLATQESSAGMILESTFTSAFRVLLPIPIFPFDKFPNRDRLRQLNLPVLIIHGEADDTISIDHGRSLYEAASDPKRSLWVPNANHNDLVWVAGDDYVEAVRSFVVSLSS; from the coding sequence ATGCCTCGGTGGGTACGTCGCTGGGTTCTTGGGCGCTGGTCTGTGGCTAGGCTGGGGCGATCGCTCCTGATTATCTACGCTGTTGTCACCCTCTATGTTTTCTTCACCGCCGACAGCAAAATTTTTCTACCCCCTGCCTCCAGCTATGCCCAACTTCCTGACCTGGTTACCGTCCCGGTTGATAACCATCAACTAGCCGTCCTCCATTTGCCCAACCCCAACGCCGACTATACCCTACTCTATAGCCACGGCAATGCAGAAGATCTGGGTCTGATTGCCCCCGTCCTCGACGTTCTATACTCCGCTGGCGTTTCGGTGGTCAGCTACGACTATAGCGGCTACGGGTTGAGCACCGGCAAATCATCCGAACAGCAGTCCTACCGCGATATTACCGCCGTCTATCGCTATATGGTGGATGATTTGGAGATTCCTAGCGATCGCATTCTTATCCATGGGCGATCGGTGGGTGGTGGCCCGTCATTGTACTTAGCTACGCAGGAATCCAGCGCCGGGATGATCCTAGAGAGTACCTTCACCTCTGCTTTTCGGGTGCTGTTGCCCATTCCTATTTTTCCCTTCGACAAATTTCCTAACCGCGATCGCCTCCGCCAGCTCAACCTTCCCGTCCTAATTATCCACGGCGAAGCTGACGACACGATTTCTATCGACCATGGGCGATCGCTCTACGAGGCTGCTTCAGACCCGAAGCGATCGCTCTGGGTGCCCAACGCCAATCACAACGACCTCGTCTGGGTTGCCGGGGACGACTACGTCGAAGCGGTGCGATCGTTTGTAGTTAGCCTGTCCTCCTGA
- a CDS encoding DUF4011 domain-containing protein → MNNLVDQYLKELRLRLLDLSGRNRLLNFKFSERSRTQVRLVDKLPDQVFEMLEQGYTLTVAALPTPPNHPTDEDEDAFRLLLEAMRDADEEYMAAVASLDEVDHDSEESQRIERELRDKVREELRMPARTDVKSLSESAYAKHLGINPSYDLPTLQSGDGGKPAHRDKSLQTLLYPDELERKLAGLREGARKSIQETGLNTLYLAFGMLEWYESEQSDKRLLAPLLIYPVTLERQLRNGQYNYTVKSFGEGPEENFSLRERLRQNYGITLPAFTADDQQVSNNPEAYFKQISQIIRNHGRWTVRRFLTLSLFSFKGIALFQDLNPENWPSESSLLDHPLISTIFCGQEEVSQNAIADDYEVDEPKIARKVPLLITDADASQFSAIVDVLDDKNLVIKGPPGTGKSQTITNLIAAALAKGKKVLFLAEKKAALEVVYNRLAGAGLENYCLEVHSTATSRQSFYERLKQRVEQESPPDISQELEDQVRECSQLRQLLSRYVELLNQPCGKTGKTIQELLWSHQRAMELIANVPSVPSGLESFRDDKAAVMTTADLQRKCQHLREFQQQQQELLQKHSQIRKHPWFGLTAHNLSPIDQGDLRANAEMWSNALKQLHSTWHQVVRILGLEQKATLTEIQKVQQRLGNCPRIHPLIEGALLPVLKTNKKNSSVILLTHQVKDLIRNKQVLMQFFQEGLDSSELSRFKFLLGEPQNSEEDIEHIHNAVQALRTQVPELCNSSHASLLIKAKETSDSLKASRTELSRSYNLYACKGSGQMSHYAKQLRQSNLLSSLFNSKYREAKDLWKKIQKQSSHCSDSEIAGIFEKIARFQEQLDRFKCDAKLKRVCGKFFKGLETDFQGLLTINSFASELIQRIEELEATQQKINLSEAIYTLGRFYQEDLTDIDRLEATTNFAKSVIQSQLPKSIQDKIFTADAALVVKEIHDASHSLSEFLENEARYRQAFFQLGQPDVQVMFGSQNITDIRIEKIAERVDRAVAASSDLPTWINYHRVYQQVADDGIQSLVEAFERENLALDNLEDVYQAVFYRSLLRFAYQKHPELSRLSGIDQAQARKQFQQSDKKLLRLYQKQLVAQLAQVTIEPGNSRGRKSELTNLALIQNEINKQKRHIPQRELFQRASVALQQLKPCWMMSPASVAQFIPPGAVTFDLVIIDEASQMRPEEAIGSIARAKQLVVVGDPKQLPPTDFFRSNFEQTVDEDIEQEVDVLDNESILDMSLKVFYPIRQLKWHYRSRHQSLIDFSNCHFYDGKLTIFPSPNKKFAVEYQYIKTGAYRSGANVPEAMRVAEATADFMRQYPNLSLGVVTLNQKQQELLLDEMDRLFALYPELEQYRTARESTLEPFFVKNLENVQGDERDVIFISTVYGPERPGMPVMQRFGPINLQNGHRRLNVLFTRAKERVVVFSSMQASDIRPSATSKDGVHILKAYLDYAQTQRLIRKQPIVTNREPDSDFEVFVAERLRQHGYEVVPQIGVSGYFIDLAVVDPRQPGTYLLGVECDGATYHSSKAARDRDRLRQQVLEQLGWKIYRIWSTDWFTDSKVETEKLIAHIQTLIT, encoded by the coding sequence ATGAACAATCTAGTCGATCAATACCTTAAAGAACTTCGCCTACGACTACTCGACCTAAGTGGTCGCAATCGTCTTTTAAATTTCAAATTCTCGGAACGCTCTCGCACCCAGGTTAGGTTGGTTGATAAATTACCTGATCAGGTTTTTGAGATGCTAGAGCAAGGTTATACACTTACAGTCGCTGCACTACCCACGCCTCCAAATCATCCAACCGATGAAGATGAAGATGCTTTTCGCCTCCTGCTTGAAGCAATGCGTGATGCCGACGAAGAATATATGGCTGCGGTTGCATCTCTTGATGAAGTTGACCACGACTCAGAAGAATCTCAGCGGATTGAACGGGAGCTAAGAGATAAGGTTCGAGAAGAGTTAAGGATGCCTGCTCGAACAGATGTAAAATCTCTGAGCGAGTCAGCCTATGCTAAGCACCTTGGGATTAATCCTAGCTATGATCTGCCAACATTACAATCTGGGGATGGTGGCAAACCTGCTCATCGAGATAAGAGTCTGCAAACCTTGCTCTATCCTGATGAACTGGAGCGAAAATTAGCAGGTTTACGGGAAGGGGCGCGGAAGTCAATTCAAGAAACTGGACTTAATACCCTTTATCTAGCGTTTGGAATGCTGGAATGGTATGAGTCTGAGCAATCTGACAAGCGCTTGTTGGCACCGCTATTAATTTATCCTGTTACACTAGAGCGACAGCTCCGCAACGGGCAGTATAACTACACTGTCAAATCTTTCGGCGAAGGGCCAGAGGAAAATTTCAGTCTCAGGGAACGCTTGCGACAAAATTATGGAATCACTCTACCAGCTTTTACTGCTGATGATCAGCAAGTAAGCAATAATCCTGAAGCGTACTTCAAACAAATTTCGCAAATTATTCGTAATCACGGTAGGTGGACGGTGAGGCGTTTCTTGACTTTGAGCTTATTCTCATTCAAAGGAATTGCTCTTTTTCAAGATTTGAACCCGGAGAATTGGCCTAGTGAATCATCTCTGCTCGACCATCCATTGATATCGACTATTTTCTGTGGACAGGAAGAAGTAAGCCAAAATGCGATCGCTGATGATTATGAAGTAGACGAGCCGAAGATAGCTCGCAAAGTTCCCTTGCTCATCACAGATGCTGATGCATCTCAATTCTCAGCTATTGTTGATGTACTTGATGACAAGAATTTAGTGATTAAAGGTCCTCCAGGCACAGGTAAAAGTCAAACTATCACAAATTTGATTGCTGCTGCCCTAGCAAAGGGCAAGAAAGTGCTGTTTCTTGCTGAGAAGAAGGCTGCTCTTGAGGTTGTATATAACCGTTTGGCAGGTGCTGGGCTAGAAAATTACTGCCTGGAAGTACACTCAACCGCTACCTCTCGGCAGTCTTTTTATGAACGATTGAAGCAGCGAGTTGAGCAAGAGTCACCTCCGGATATCTCGCAAGAACTGGAAGATCAAGTCAGGGAGTGCAGCCAGTTGAGACAACTGCTATCTCGCTATGTAGAGCTTCTTAACCAGCCTTGTGGGAAAACGGGAAAAACTATTCAGGAGTTACTTTGGTCTCACCAACGTGCGATGGAGCTAATCGCTAACGTTCCATCAGTGCCATCTGGACTAGAAAGTTTTCGGGATGATAAAGCAGCAGTAATGACCACTGCGGATCTTCAGCGCAAATGTCAACATCTCAGAGAATTTCAGCAACAACAGCAAGAACTGCTTCAAAAGCACAGCCAGATTAGAAAACATCCTTGGTTTGGATTAACCGCCCATAATTTGTCTCCTATTGATCAGGGTGACTTGCGTGCGAATGCAGAAATGTGGTCAAATGCCTTGAAACAGCTTCACAGCACATGGCATCAAGTTGTCAGGATATTAGGACTTGAACAGAAGGCAACGCTAACAGAAATTCAAAAAGTTCAGCAACGGCTAGGAAACTGTCCCAGGATACATCCTTTGATTGAAGGAGCATTACTACCCGTTCTAAAAACAAACAAAAAGAACAGTTCTGTTATATTACTGACACATCAAGTAAAAGATCTTATAAGAAATAAGCAAGTCCTAATGCAGTTTTTCCAGGAAGGACTAGATTCGTCTGAACTAAGTCGATTCAAATTTTTACTTGGAGAGCCGCAAAACAGTGAGGAAGATATTGAGCATATACATAATGCAGTTCAAGCTTTACGTACACAAGTTCCTGAACTCTGTAATTCTTCCCATGCTTCTCTACTCATAAAGGCAAAAGAAACTAGCGATAGTCTAAAAGCATCCCGAACTGAGTTGAGCCGAAGCTACAATCTATATGCTTGTAAAGGCTCAGGTCAAATGTCTCACTATGCTAAGCAGCTTCGTCAGTCCAACTTATTATCCTCTTTATTTAACTCTAAATATCGAGAAGCTAAAGATCTGTGGAAGAAAATTCAGAAGCAATCATCTCATTGCTCAGATTCTGAAATTGCTGGCATCTTCGAAAAAATCGCACGGTTTCAAGAGCAATTAGATCGCTTTAAGTGCGATGCCAAACTGAAGCGAGTTTGCGGCAAGTTCTTCAAGGGATTAGAAACTGACTTCCAGGGATTGCTCACAATAAACTCCTTTGCCTCCGAGCTAATTCAACGGATTGAAGAACTTGAGGCTACACAACAAAAGATTAATTTATCTGAAGCAATTTATACGTTAGGGCGTTTTTATCAGGAGGATCTAACAGACATTGATCGATTAGAAGCAACGACTAACTTTGCTAAATCAGTTATTCAATCCCAGCTACCTAAATCCATTCAAGACAAAATATTTACTGCAGATGCCGCTCTTGTAGTGAAAGAAATTCATGATGCTTCACATAGCTTATCTGAGTTTCTCGAAAACGAAGCACGTTATCGACAAGCATTTTTTCAGCTAGGTCAACCCGATGTTCAAGTGATGTTTGGAAGCCAGAATATAACTGATATTAGGATCGAGAAAATTGCTGAGCGTGTTGATCGGGCAGTGGCAGCCAGTAGTGACTTGCCTACATGGATTAACTACCATCGAGTCTATCAGCAGGTTGCTGATGATGGCATACAGTCTCTCGTTGAAGCATTTGAACGTGAAAATTTAGCCCTAGACAATCTAGAAGATGTCTATCAGGCTGTCTTCTATCGATCGCTCCTAAGATTTGCCTATCAAAAGCATCCTGAGCTTAGTCGATTGTCTGGGATTGATCAGGCTCAGGCTCGCAAGCAATTTCAACAATCAGACAAGAAATTGTTGAGGTTATACCAAAAACAGTTGGTGGCGCAGCTAGCACAAGTTACTATTGAACCTGGAAATAGTCGTGGGCGAAAATCTGAGCTGACAAATCTAGCATTAATTCAGAATGAAATTAACAAGCAGAAACGTCATATACCCCAGCGTGAACTATTTCAGCGGGCTAGTGTTGCACTTCAGCAGTTGAAGCCATGCTGGATGATGTCGCCAGCTAGCGTTGCTCAGTTCATTCCTCCTGGTGCTGTTACATTTGATCTAGTTATTATTGATGAAGCGTCCCAGATGCGCCCAGAAGAGGCTATTGGCTCCATTGCAAGAGCCAAACAGTTGGTAGTCGTTGGTGATCCAAAACAGTTGCCACCTACTGACTTCTTTAGGTCTAACTTTGAACAGACCGTTGATGAAGATATTGAACAGGAAGTAGACGTTCTAGATAATGAGTCGATTCTGGATATGTCACTCAAGGTTTTTTATCCTATTCGTCAATTGAAGTGGCATTACCGCTCACGACACCAAAGCTTAATTGATTTCTCCAATTGTCATTTTTATGATGGAAAGCTCACAATTTTTCCCTCGCCCAATAAAAAATTTGCCGTTGAGTATCAATATATCAAAACAGGAGCATACCGTTCTGGGGCTAATGTTCCTGAGGCAATGCGTGTTGCAGAGGCAACAGCAGACTTTATGAGGCAATATCCTAACCTTTCGCTAGGAGTTGTTACCCTTAACCAAAAACAGCAGGAATTGTTGCTAGATGAGATGGATCGGCTTTTTGCTCTTTATCCAGAACTTGAGCAATATCGGACAGCGAGAGAGAGCACACTAGAGCCATTTTTCGTTAAAAACCTAGAAAATGTCCAGGGAGATGAGCGTGATGTCATTTTCATTTCAACAGTGTATGGCCCTGAACGTCCAGGTATGCCTGTTATGCAGCGGTTCGGCCCCATCAATCTCCAAAATGGTCATCGTCGCTTAAATGTTCTATTTACCCGTGCTAAAGAACGAGTAGTCGTCTTCTCCTCAATGCAAGCTAGTGACATTCGTCCAAGTGCAACATCCAAGGATGGCGTGCATATACTCAAAGCATATTTAGATTATGCTCAAACACAACGTTTAATAAGAAAACAACCAATTGTTACAAACAGAGAGCCAGATAGTGACTTTGAGGTTTTTGTTGCTGAACGGCTGCGTCAGCATGGATATGAGGTAGTACCCCAAATAGGAGTTTCCGGTTACTTCATTGACTTAGCAGTGGTCGATCCTAGACAACCAGGCACCTATCTACTTGGAGTTGAATGCGACGGAGCTACCTACCATTCATCAAAAGCAGCACGCGATCGCGATCGCCTTCGTCAGCAAGTTCTAGAGCAGTTGGGGTGGAAGATCTACCGGATTTGGTCTACAGATTGGTTTACAGATTCCAAAGTTGAGACCGAGAAACTAATTGCTCACATACAAACACTAATAACCTAA
- a CDS encoding cob(I)yrinic acid a,c-diamide adenosyltransferase, with product MTDSSLQDPSQREKERLRKIKQAKDQAREARQGNERGLYLLFTGLGKGKTSSAMNLVYRHLAHDLPVAVVQFVKNSEAYPDGDRQMLQKLSDRGFPVKIHTLGGGFTWETQDPEGDRQMATAAWQQATDYIMDETISLVVLDELHIALKKQQLEVDPVLSVIQSRPHLCHVASTGRYAPQALMDAADLVTEMTRIKHPISQGIPAQIGIEF from the coding sequence ATGACTGACTCATCCTTGCAAGACCCCAGCCAGCGGGAAAAAGAACGTCTACGAAAAATTAAACAAGCCAAAGACCAAGCTCGGGAAGCACGGCAGGGCAATGAACGAGGTCTATATCTGCTGTTCACCGGCTTAGGGAAAGGCAAGACCAGCAGCGCGATGAACCTGGTCTATCGCCATCTGGCCCATGATCTACCGGTAGCGGTGGTGCAGTTTGTGAAAAATTCGGAAGCCTACCCAGATGGCGATCGCCAGATGTTGCAAAAGTTGAGCGATCGCGGCTTCCCGGTAAAGATCCATACCCTGGGCGGTGGCTTTACGTGGGAAACCCAGGATCCTGAGGGCGATCGACAGATGGCGACGGCGGCTTGGCAGCAAGCGACGGATTATATTATGGATGAAACTATTTCCTTGGTGGTGCTGGATGAATTGCACATTGCCCTGAAGAAACAGCAGCTTGAGGTGGATCCGGTGCTATCGGTGATCCAATCGCGCCCTCATCTGTGCCATGTGGCGAGTACGGGTCGCTATGCACCCCAAGCGTTAATGGATGCAGCGGATCTGGTGACGGAAATGACGCGGATCAAGCATCCCATTAGTCAGGGAATCCCAGCCCAAATCGGCATCGAATTTTGA
- the cbiB gene encoding adenosylcobinamide-phosphate synthase CbiB, with amino-acid sequence MGTPDLNAIALLGGAALLDYLIGDPWTWPHPVQAMGWVISAYSRGALARLKAPWALRLAGVVLTLLVILGSGAIAFGLVWLGDHLHPIVGLILAILLLASCLAGRSLRDAALDVLTPLQQGDLAESRSRLSRYVGRDTDQLSEAGILRAVLETVTENAVDGVMAPLFYAILGAMIHPMAAVALAMGYKAASTLDSMVGYRRAPYTDLGWCSARLEDILTWLPCRLTVLTLALWSRRPRQVLQVCCRDAIADPSPNSGWSECIYAAVLGVQVGGDNIYRGVVTSKPLLGDPVRSITPTVVREAIALTRLCLFLWLGGGALTLLFLP; translated from the coding sequence ATGGGCACACCAGACCTCAACGCGATCGCCCTGCTTGGCGGTGCGGCGCTGCTTGATTATCTCATAGGCGATCCCTGGACTTGGCCCCATCCTGTCCAGGCCATGGGCTGGGTGATTTCTGCCTACAGTCGCGGCGCACTCGCTAGGCTCAAGGCACCCTGGGCCCTGCGCCTAGCTGGCGTGGTGCTGACTCTACTGGTCATCCTAGGCAGTGGGGCGATCGCCTTCGGTCTGGTCTGGCTGGGCGATCACCTCCATCCAATCGTGGGCCTGATCCTCGCCATCCTCCTCCTGGCTTCCTGCCTGGCTGGCCGCAGCCTCCGAGACGCGGCCCTTGATGTCCTCACGCCACTTCAGCAGGGAGACCTAGCGGAATCGCGATCGCGCCTCAGCCGCTACGTGGGCCGCGACACCGACCAACTCTCCGAAGCTGGCATTCTACGGGCAGTCCTGGAAACCGTCACCGAAAATGCTGTAGACGGCGTCATGGCCCCCCTGTTCTATGCCATCCTCGGGGCAATGATCCACCCCATGGCGGCCGTGGCCCTGGCCATGGGCTACAAAGCCGCCAGCACCCTAGATTCTATGGTGGGCTACCGACGCGCTCCCTACACAGATCTTGGCTGGTGTAGCGCTCGCCTGGAAGATATCCTTACCTGGCTGCCTTGTCGTTTGACGGTTCTTACCCTAGCGCTCTGGTCTCGCCGTCCGCGTCAGGTGTTGCAGGTATGTTGCCGGGATGCGATCGCGGATCCAAGCCCCAATTCTGGCTGGAGTGAATGTATCTATGCGGCGGTGCTGGGGGTGCAGGTGGGGGGTGATAATATCTATCGCGGCGTTGTCACATCGAAGCCGCTGCTCGGAGATCCGGTGCGATCGATTACACCTACTGTAGTTCGGGAAGCGATCGCCCTGACGCGACTCTGCCTATTCCTGTGGCTCGGCGGTGGTGCTCTAACCCTACTCTTCCTCCCGTAA